The window gttTATAGGATGTGTTATATATGTGAGGTCTTGAAGAAGAAATACATAACaagaatacagatagagagaaaaaaacggacagagaatagaagagagaaaaattccgaaaaatatttaagctttcaaaataaaaataaaagctaaaaaaatctactgctttctttctttgtttgaaattagtattaatggttgttgttacatttaaagcttaaagcttttgtttttgggattactactccaccggtctgttactgggttgttactgttgctgggcagttgttgctattgcactgttattactgttgctgattttcatcttcattttcttttgcttccaatatcaggtacatatcttttaaactcatgttgtgaagagcttcaacatggcaagtaaatgaagtttggaattataaggatgtcttctactcatttaaattttattagtttaaatttcagttttgttttagttggttaatatagtattaaatcaattagtagattagttctctttcttaataactaatggcttagttattttaggaacgcgatcaactcatttcttttaatatatgaaataatgtcaatgattttttacaaaatatagagttaagtgtttgcaaatagtcgcataggcagagaataagaattggtttatttatctcaaactcaatctttgtaaacaaattaaccaaacaattataactttggactaaaaacaagtatatgagaaggatatgggatttacaagcacgaattgcaacattttatgtcaaggatatgtagaaatagaattcgcattaaatgtaacaataaaaattcttcagaaactattaatttgtttatcaaattaattcttttttccagttttatatgcgattcaatttttggatatgttaatgttgtatccacgataaaaatggtagtatttttagttacatgttgtttgtttctttttcatatcattaattctttaaaatttgaatagttttgaggtatataattcatacgcgtaaaataagacttgtagcaacgcctaataaattttgaattctttgtcaagaaatttggtggcatcccaatcggtaattctccacgattcttacatttaaaaaatagatagatgcaataaacatttatggaaaatctatactactattaagaatcttttgcgtgattagggatgcgttcgcgtaacctgattatatttctaaaagcaattcggattatgcgttcgcacaacttcgaacgaacatttaataaaaagggggctcttcggagaatatcaatattaatttcatataactcgagatgtgcggttcaatatttaattatacaagagcgacgaacgttcttaattttatttttagcacaatttcgaacttaagtttttttttataataaaaaaaatttcgaaaaaaaaataaataataattattatattgtgtatacgtacgcgtgacacgatttttacgttaaaaaatattaatatataaaacgaatacacgtacgcgtgattcgattcgaagaagggtctttaattataaacaatttaaatagaagcggtaacaataaaatcatgcaataaaaatgtatttaataaaataatcaagccaaatataacagttgagcgaccgtgctagaaccacggaactcgagaatgcctaacaccttctctcgggttaacagaattccttatccggatttctggttcgcagaataataaacagagtcatattctcctcgattcagggattaaaattggtgacttgggacgccttaaaattcccaggtggcgactctgaaacaaacaaacaaatcccgtttccaCTGTCCTTTAactggagaaaactccctacgcccctcacgagggcggaaaaaggaggtgcgacagctctggcgactctgctggggacataagttgtaacccagaaccactggttcagggtttaaagaattcgagcttaagatAACTgcaataattggctttatttattatatgattttcaactgtttatatgctaatatgctaaatgttgctttttatcgctttaatattatttgaattatgaatatatacaactgctacgaaacccccttctttctgagtcttctgtatttatggtgtacacgtgcgcgtgacccacctttctgttaaagtcataccaaataagacggagttgggacaagtaactaggccgggtagactttcgtgctcccggtacgttgcccccgcttcggctcaaactgtccgtttgggtaagccagggctagatcaatatgcctcaggttttttcacttagaataactcaacttcatgccggatccctattaggagcgattgtttgcatcacgtgcatttgactttggagactcaacacaggggttgggtctgtctaggacaggtgtaccaaaaaataaatgaccatcctgatgcatcttacttgctgctacttgcgcatttatttgatccggatttgtgtgttgactgacttttgaatatcatgaataatattttaaaattgaaaaaaagaaatagcggttagggaattggctgtttatttttgaaaaaaaaaacaatgcccaaatactgtcaaaactctgccgaaattttgagaaaatgaaaaaaaaatgtcttattagtttgttttattaaaaccaaagaaaaaatagaaagaaaaaaaaatcgttgttttgtcttatttttcaaaaaaaataaatatatatatatatatatatatatataaaggaaaatagtttgtcttcccctgaaaatgacaatgaaaaagagtcttacttttaaaatagtttttttttattcgtttctgaaaaattcaaaataataaaataaaaagagtcgcgttgaaagtggttttattatttgttgcaaatatatatatatatataaaaatccaaaaagtttttctttatttccaaaaatgtatatatatctttatttgttgcaaaaatatttgtcctgccaaaaagtctagaaaagtttttttttagactcccaattttcaaaacaaaaaatccaaaaatattttccattattgacttctttaagaaagtctttttaattattaaatatatatatatatatatatatatatatatatatatatatatatatatatatatataataaaataaaacaaattcgaaaatattttccttcttctttaaaaattgaaaagaaaattcaaaattcaaaaaaaaaaaatttttttttagaaagcatttcatttattaaaggtaaaattccaaaaaaatattttctttcttcttagaataagaaaaaacaaaaaaaaaaatcttccttttacttttgaaattctcaaagttcaaatcaaaagaaaaggaatttttagaagtctttctttcaaaaagaaaatcaatcaaaaattcaaaaaatatatatatacttcatttcttctttcaaagtagttcttttacaaattcaaaataataataatttaaaattagtttacttactttattcatgacctgcccgaactacgcaggtttgattctcaccggatgtgagatacgtaggcaaccctcatcgggtccaaccccaccttttttctaaaataaccaaaaaccaataaataaataaaaacgtgtcaaaattttaattttgtcataaataagtcgggcggtgtccagcctccccttttgctaaaaatagccaaaaaaaaaaaatatgtcaaattttaagagtcataaagaagtcgggtgacgttgttttatcaagacatagccgaatgttcccgaatggGATGCCAGAAGGCCGACTTtgtataaacaaccaccttttgggtcatgtttaggattttggtctagttgacccacacagccttaaaaatcttcgtccccgaggcgctgaagggtcgtgtttgcaacaccatgtttttattgtaatttgaaaaaaataataataaatagtcGGCAGTCAGgggaataccgtttgaattttgtcataataagccgagccagcttcggtcgcgtcttaaaccgttcttgccaaaatagccttagagtatctttcagttgtcgaaaggctattttcgtaaaataacggacaagtgtgtaaagtgtcatataataatcctctccggcctcaaaatttggaaggggccgcatttgcaaaaataaccgtttggttacatttgtcaaacggagaaaggaagctggccgtttgttttttgtaaaacttttgattataatatgtgggtcgtttgattttcaagtttgtaggtcattttttttgaaacccaatatgaaaattgaaaaaaaaatgattagtattgcttatcttttattggtccgaactacgcaaggtctgattcatgcggggtcatgatacgtaggcaatctctataagattcgaccaccactgaaaaagaaaaaaaaaggaagaaagaaaaataaaagaaagtgcaAGTGCATCGCATTTCTGATAAAAcagtttaactgcttaggtgcattgcatctctaatatatgattatctgtcaaatgacCTGACACTAAcatgatggcttccctttgctgtgttcatatatagaaaagtggttggttgtggtaactcctccccgcaaagcaaatgacacagaacctcagaacaggatgggtcggtactgatgaccgacaacaattggtcgaacagaacaacgggttggtagaagaagtgaaaatgctgagacaacatgtggcagacatgtatcaagcatggataactgggaaagcaccacccccaccaccgccaagcttttcaaactctagcattacccatcccccatactctccatcccaacccacttatgacagctttcctagctacccgagtagctccatcactcgtccacgctactcccctccccaatgctacttctctccacgaggtTCCCAAAGatgggcttcactttccaaatacccagctccacagaaggcctatccaccctcacaagcctaccggaagccccctggatcaggtttccggcccaatcaagcatttaggaacgaaaggttgctcaaacgaggaaaggctctcacccctatcggagtatcttatgcaagtctatttgaaaggctaaagcatgctggcttgattgagccgctccccgcatatactccagatccacatgtaagaaactttgatccggcagcgcaatgcgcgtaccactccaatgtcatagggcacaaca of the Nicotiana tabacum cultivar K326 chromosome 7, ASM71507v2, whole genome shotgun sequence genome contains:
- the LOC142161923 gene encoding uncharacterized protein LOC142161923 gives rise to the protein MTQNLRTGWVGTDDRQQLVEQNNGLVEEVKMLRQHVADMYQAWITGKAPPPPPPSFSNSSITHPPYSPSQPTYDSFPSYPSSSITRPRYSPPQCYFSPRGSQRWASLSKYPAPQKAYPPSQAYRKPPGSGFRPNQAFRNERLLKRGKALTPIGVSYASLFERLKHAGLIEPLPAYTPDPHVRNFDPAAQCAYHSNVIGHNIESCRNLKREVEKMVQEGRIVIDDSNMEHSNPIENLLTEVDDMEVDNGLGNTNAKLSG